In one Fundulus heteroclitus isolate FHET01 chromosome 3, MU-UCD_Fhet_4.1, whole genome shotgun sequence genomic region, the following are encoded:
- the nr1d2a gene encoding nuclear receptor subfamily 1 group D member 2a: MPEDNGTARPGGVIAYISSGLPSTSESCGPASTSPPASRPSLPSRAVGMVVDIAPPAKRGCGAEKTGRSSASAKSSITKINGMVLLCKVCGDVASGFHYGVHACEGCKGFFRRSIQQNIQYKKCLKMENCTIMRINRNRCQQCRFKKCLAVGMSKDAVRFGRIPKREKQRMLLEMQNAMNNMMSKSGQLHGVPHDDQSPPLPIEAISSDTSSSLSSSSSSSSSSSSTSDSSSCSNPSSPQYPQDSESVLSMDTNSSSASSCGSDSSEDEGVAAAVSGQRQDAFAFPQQGSPSQGRASPPSGSGCGAPMEEQQQESLSCWNNNPAVGGYQRCPYSNSAYREERAAYQQQQLGCNSSEEAEHYAQRAFSYNGPNGCMKSRAYLVCPMNASPYVDPNKPSQEIWEEFSMSFTPAVREVVEFAKRIPGFRDLSEHDQVSLLKAGTFEVLMVRFASLFNMAERTVTFLSGKRYSLDTLRSLGAGELLNSMCEFSEKLAALRLNEDEMSLFTAVVLVSADRSGIQDLNSVEALQDKLIWALRNLVMQNHGVESATTFTKLLLKLPELRSLNNMHSEELLSFKVHP; encoded by the exons ATGCCAGAGGACAACGGGACTGCCAGACCCG gtGGAGTTATAGCTTACATTTCATCCGGCTTGCCGTCCACGTCGGAGTCTTGTGGCCCGGCGTCGACGTCGCCGCCCGCGTCCCGGCCCTCGTTGCCCAGCCGCGCCGTGGGCATGGTGGTGGACATCGCTCCGCCGGCAAAACGCGGCTGTGGCGCCGAGAAGACCGGCCGCTCCTCCGCGTCTGCAAAGAGCAGCATAACGA AAATCAACGGCATGGTGCTACTGTGCAAGGTGTGCGGTGACGTGGCCTCGGGTTTCCACTACGGCGTCCACGCCTGCGAAGGTTGCAAG GGCTTCTTCAGGAGAAGCATTCAGCAGAACATCCAATATAAGAAGTGTCTGAAGATggagaactgcaccatcatgaGGATCAACAGGAACCGCTGTCAGCAGTGCCGCTTCAAGAAGTGTTTGGCCGTCGGCATGTCCAAAGACG CTGTTAGATTTGGCCGCATCCCCAAAAGGGAGAAGCAGAGGATGCTGCTGGAGATGCAGAACGCCATGAACAACATGATGAGCAAGAGCGGGCAGCTGCACGGCGTGCCGCACGACGACCAAAGCCCCCCGCTGCCCATCGAGGCAATCAGCAGCGACACCAGCTCCTCTttatcttcctcttcttcctcctcctcttcttcttcttctacttccGACTCTTCATCGTGTTCCAACCCGTCCTCGCCGCAGTACCCCCAGGACTCCGAGTCTGTGCTTTCCATGGACACCAACTCCAGCTCGGCATCTTCCTGCGGCTCAGACAGCAGCGAGGACGAGGGCGTCGCCGCCGCCGTCAGCGGGCAGCGGCAGGACGCCTTCGCTTTCCCCCAGCAGGGGTCGCCGTCGCAGGGCCGCGCCTCCCCGCCGTCTGGCTCGGGCTGCGGCGCCCccatggaggagcagcagcaggagagccTGAGCTGCTGGAACAATAATCCGGCTGTGGGTGGATACCAGCGCTGTCCCTACTCCAACTCCGCCTACAGGGAGGAGAGGGCAGcgtaccagcagcagcagctcggctGTAACTCTTCAGAGGAGGCAGAACATTACGCACAGAGAGCCTTCAGCTACAACGGACCAAACGGCTGCATGAAAAGTCGGGCCTACCTG GTTTGCCCGATGAACGCCTCGCCGTACGTAGACCCCAACAAGCCGAGCCAGGAGATCTGGGAGGAGTTCTCGATGAGCTTCACCCCCGCTGTGCGGGAGGTGGTGGAGTTTGCCAAGAGGATCCCGGGCTTCCGTGACCTGTCGGAGCACGACCAAGTGAGCCTGCTGAAAGCTGGAACCTTTGAG GTGCTGATGGTACGCTTTGCTTCCCTGTTCAACATGGCCGAACGGACGGTCACCTTTCTGAGCGGCAAGCGCTACAGCCTCGACACGCTGAGGTCGCTGGGGGCCGGCGAGCTGCTCAACTCCATGTGCGAGTTCAGTGAGAAGCTGGCGGCTCTGCGGCTCAACGAGGACGAGATGAGCCTCTTCACCGCTGTGGTGCTCGTCTCTGCCG ACCGGTCGGGCATCCAGGACTTGAACTCTGTGGAGGCCCTGCAGGACAAGCTGATCTGGGCCCTGAGGAACCTGGTGATGCAGAACCACGGCGTCGAGTCCGCCACAACCTTCACCAAGCTCCTGCTCAAGCTTCCCGAGCTGCGCTCGCTCAACAACATGCACTCTGAGGAGCTGCTCTCGTTCAAAGTGCATCCATGA